Proteins co-encoded in one Listeria ivanovii subsp. ivanovii genomic window:
- a CDS encoding HTH domain-containing protein, whose product MKFANLRDNIEELHTLYTFTDANFLKYFGLTFDELMEIQVDDERHGNLVEKSVFLTEPFRDNDADVRLKHLIEILHVEKEFSYQTIAIYSQLEEEDLIKYFEGTEELSNEQKFNCCSRLTLLDIFSSNCL is encoded by the coding sequence ATGAAATTTGCAAACTTGAGAGATAATATTGAGGAACTGCATACACTTTACACCTTTACAGACGCTAATTTTTTAAAATATTTCGGATTAACTTTTGATGAATTAATGGAAATTCAAGTAGATGATGAAAGGCACGGCAATTTGGTTGAAAAAAGCGTATTTTTAACAGAACCTTTTCGTGATAACGATGCGGATGTACGTCTAAAACATCTGATAGAAATATTACATGTTGAAAAGGAGTTTTCGTATCAAACAATTGCTATATATTCACAATTAGAAGAAGAGGATTTGATTAAGTATTTCGAAGGAACAGAAGAATTATCTAATGAACAAAAATTTAATTGTTGTAGCAGATTGACTCTTCTAGATATTTTTTCAAGTAATTGCCTATAG
- a CDS encoding cyclic-di-AMP receptor yields MKLIFAIVQDQDSNRLSDALTKGNFGATKLATTGGFLKAGNTTFIIGTEDERVEEALAIIKENCKAREQMMTPSASLGVTVDTYVPYPIEVQVGGATVFVMPVEGFHHF; encoded by the coding sequence TTGAAACTGATATTTGCGATTGTTCAAGACCAAGATAGCAACCGTTTGTCTGACGCACTTACAAAAGGCAATTTCGGCGCAACAAAATTAGCTACAACGGGTGGATTTTTAAAAGCCGGAAACACCACATTCATCATCGGGACAGAAGATGAACGCGTGGAAGAGGCCCTAGCAATCATTAAAGAAAACTGTAAAGCACGCGAACAAATGATGACCCCATCTGCTTCCCTTGGAGTTACTGTAGATACCTACGTTCCATACCCAATCGAAGTTCAAGTTGGCGGGGCAACTGTATTTGTAATGCCTGTGGAGGGTTTCCATCATTTTTAG
- the tmk gene encoding dTMP kinase has translation MKAIFITLEGPDGSGKTTVGTLLAKKMGEAGIDFIKTREPGGSPISEKVRNIVLGIGNEEMDPKTEVLLIAGARRQHVVETIRPALKEGKTVLCDRFMDSSLAYQGAGRNMDMEQVLQVNLYAIEDTIPDRTYYLDVPAEVGLARIAANKGREVNRLDREDVTYHEKVQAGYEKIITMFPDRFVRVDATKTPEEITDVILADILSKLN, from the coding sequence ATGAAAGCAATTTTTATTACACTAGAGGGTCCTGATGGCTCTGGAAAAACAACTGTTGGCACACTGCTTGCCAAAAAAATGGGAGAAGCGGGGATTGATTTCATAAAAACCCGAGAACCAGGTGGCAGCCCAATTTCAGAAAAAGTAAGAAACATTGTTTTAGGGATCGGCAATGAAGAAATGGACCCGAAAACCGAAGTGCTTCTTATCGCGGGAGCTCGCCGTCAACATGTCGTTGAAACAATTCGACCAGCTTTAAAGGAAGGGAAAACCGTTCTTTGTGATCGTTTCATGGATAGCTCACTTGCTTATCAAGGTGCGGGGCGTAACATGGATATGGAACAAGTTCTGCAAGTGAATCTATATGCGATTGAAGATACGATACCAGACCGTACTTATTATTTAGATGTCCCAGCTGAGGTTGGTTTAGCAAGGATCGCCGCAAATAAAGGCCGTGAAGTCAATCGTCTTGATAGAGAAGACGTCACTTACCACGAAAAAGTACAGGCTGGTTATGAAAAAATTATCACGATGTTCCCAGACCGTTTTGTGCGAGTAGATGCAACAAAAACACCAGAAGAAATTACCGATGTGATTTTAGCAGATATTTTAAGCAAATTAAACTAA
- a CDS encoding aminotransferase class I/II-fold pyridoxal phosphate-dependent enzyme, with protein MWNQSKMPLVERLDAHAKSCPISLHVPGHKGGAIYPDVWQKLLKWDVTEITGMDDLHHAEDVILEAETLLADCYRVKKSHFLVNGTSAGNLAVIMTTLRRGEKVLVPRDAHKSILHGIELAGGEPIFLTPQIHGETGVANGVTPELVAETLHKHSNVKLCIFTYPSYYGTIFNLQKCIQIAHQFGAVVFVDEAHGAHFLTSSEFPKSAVKLGADIVVQSAHKTLPALTMGSYLHIVNDLPIFEKLDYYLQVFQTSSPSYLIMASLDAARKYVATYSEADVEAFWKMRARWIKWLTKNKFDVILPDDPLKIIVRKPGYTGYELQEIFEASSYFPELADEVQLLLILPLIKKGVDFTPISRIYVPEKKAANGSPREKTDFSATELALTYEEMHIRTTDFIRLDDSLGFISAETISLYPPGIPAIIRGERLTKKHISELKKIQKHHYQGGEKLATNYIRVFR; from the coding sequence ATGTGGAATCAATCTAAAATGCCTTTAGTGGAACGGTTAGATGCGCATGCCAAGTCTTGCCCGATATCACTTCACGTACCTGGCCATAAAGGGGGAGCCATCTATCCAGATGTATGGCAAAAATTATTAAAATGGGATGTAACAGAAATTACCGGAATGGATGACTTGCACCATGCGGAAGATGTGATTTTAGAAGCAGAGACGTTACTTGCTGATTGTTATAGGGTGAAAAAAAGCCACTTCCTTGTTAATGGTACAAGTGCGGGAAACTTAGCAGTCATTATGACGACTTTAAGGCGCGGAGAGAAAGTGTTAGTGCCAAGAGATGCGCATAAATCAATTTTACATGGAATCGAGCTGGCGGGAGGAGAACCAATTTTTCTAACCCCCCAAATCCATGGGGAGACTGGTGTAGCAAATGGTGTGACACCTGAGTTGGTAGCAGAAACCTTACATAAGCATTCAAATGTAAAACTATGTATTTTTACATATCCAAGTTATTATGGAACGATTTTTAATTTGCAAAAATGTATTCAAATCGCCCACCAATTTGGCGCAGTAGTATTTGTCGACGAAGCGCACGGAGCCCATTTTCTAACAAGTTCTGAGTTTCCAAAAAGCGCGGTGAAGCTTGGTGCTGACATTGTGGTTCAATCGGCACACAAGACTTTACCGGCGTTAACAATGGGTTCTTATTTGCACATCGTCAATGATTTGCCGATTTTTGAGAAGCTCGATTATTACCTCCAAGTGTTCCAAACAAGCAGCCCGTCCTATCTTATTATGGCGTCACTTGATGCAGCTAGAAAATATGTCGCAACCTACTCAGAAGCAGATGTTGAAGCTTTCTGGAAAATGCGTGCTAGATGGATAAAATGGCTGACTAAAAATAAATTCGACGTTATTTTACCTGATGATCCACTGAAAATAATTGTCCGAAAACCAGGCTACACAGGCTACGAACTTCAAGAAATCTTTGAAGCAAGCTCGTACTTTCCTGAACTCGCAGATGAGGTGCAACTATTACTCATTTTACCGTTAATAAAAAAAGGAGTAGACTTCACGCCCATCAGTCGAATCTACGTTCCTGAGAAAAAAGCGGCAAACGGATCTCCGCGAGAAAAGACGGATTTTAGTGCTACTGAGTTAGCTCTAACTTATGAAGAAATGCACATACGCACGACTGATTTTATCCGATTAGATGATTCACTAGGTTTTATATCCGCTGAAACAATTTCGCTTTATCCACCAGGAATCCCGGCAATTATTCGCGGTGAACGTTTAACTAAAAAACACATTAGCGAACTTAAAAAAATCCAAAAGCATCACTATCAAGGCGGCGAAAAACTAGCAACAAATTACATCCGTGTCTTTCGCTAA
- the dhaK1 gene encoding dihydroxyacetone kinase subunit DhaK1, producing the protein MKKILNGTDQVVEQMVEGLVKSHTDIVHRVEGTRVIARNDKRSGKVGLVSGGGSGHEPAHAGYVGRGMLSAAVCGDVFTSPTPDQIYEGIKAADQGAGVLLIVKNYTGDVMNFEMAADLADAEDIKVEQIVVDDDIAVEDSTFTTGRRGVAGTVLVHKIVGAAAEAGASLDELKALGEKVISAIKTLGVALSPCTVPEVGHPGFELGDDEIELGIGIHGEPGFTKEKIMPSASLAKQLYDRIATESKLISGDKVVVLVNGMGATPLMEQYVFANDVHELLKNAGVSVEKTLVGDYMTSLEMAGLSLTILKLEDEKWVDMLKLPVETIAW; encoded by the coding sequence ATGAAGAAGATTCTTAACGGTACAGATCAAGTAGTAGAACAAATGGTGGAAGGTTTAGTTAAATCGCACACAGATATTGTTCACCGTGTCGAAGGAACTCGTGTCATTGCAAGAAATGATAAACGTTCAGGCAAAGTAGGACTAGTAAGCGGTGGAGGTTCTGGCCACGAGCCGGCTCATGCTGGTTATGTAGGTCGCGGAATGCTCTCTGCGGCTGTTTGCGGCGACGTTTTCACTTCCCCAACCCCGGACCAAATTTATGAAGGTATCAAAGCCGCTGACCAAGGAGCTGGCGTACTTTTAATTGTAAAAAATTATACTGGTGACGTAATGAATTTCGAAATGGCGGCTGATTTAGCGGACGCCGAGGATATAAAAGTAGAACAAATTGTCGTGGATGATGATATCGCTGTGGAAGATAGTACTTTCACAACAGGACGTCGCGGGGTTGCAGGGACGGTTCTTGTGCATAAAATTGTCGGAGCCGCAGCAGAAGCAGGCGCCTCACTTGATGAACTAAAAGCACTCGGTGAAAAAGTGATTTCTGCTATCAAAACGCTTGGTGTCGCATTATCTCCATGTACGGTTCCTGAGGTCGGACATCCAGGATTTGAGCTTGGGGACGATGAAATTGAACTAGGAATTGGTATCCACGGCGAACCTGGCTTTACTAAAGAAAAAATTATGCCCTCTGCAAGCCTAGCTAAACAACTTTATGATCGAATCGCGACTGAGAGCAAACTCATTTCGGGTGATAAAGTCGTTGTGTTAGTCAATGGAATGGGCGCAACTCCACTAATGGAGCAATATGTTTTCGCAAATGATGTTCATGAACTTTTGAAAAACGCAGGTGTCAGTGTCGAAAAAACACTCGTTGGAGATTATATGACATCGCTTGAAATGGCCGGACTATCTCTAACCATTTTGAAATTAGAAGATGAAAAGTGGGTCGATATGCTGAAACTTCCTGTTGAAACTATTGCTTGGTAA
- the dhaL1 gene encoding dihydroxyacetone kinase ADP-binding subunit DhaL1 has translation MTYDKDWALRWLNDFGERVQENKQLLSDLDQAIGDGDHGINMARGLSELKKAFADKEPSDLKDVFKTAGMTMVSKVGGASGPLYGTAFLNMSKAVDSDTIDSVGLTKVIEAGLEGIEKRGKSHADEKTMIDVWEPVVHALHQEDLTDDVVDAALQKTKDLKATKGRASYLGERSIGHLDPGAYSSALLFHAMLQTEVN, from the coding sequence ATGACATATGATAAAGATTGGGCGCTTCGTTGGTTAAATGATTTCGGCGAACGTGTACAAGAGAATAAACAGTTACTAAGTGATCTCGACCAAGCGATTGGCGACGGAGACCACGGTATTAATATGGCACGTGGTTTAAGTGAACTAAAAAAAGCTTTTGCCGACAAAGAACCTAGCGACTTGAAAGATGTTTTCAAGACTGCTGGAATGACAATGGTCAGTAAAGTTGGTGGTGCTTCGGGACCGCTTTATGGGACAGCCTTTTTGAATATGAGCAAAGCAGTTGATTCAGATACGATTGATTCAGTTGGCTTAACGAAAGTCATTGAAGCTGGGCTAGAAGGTATTGAAAAACGTGGCAAATCGCACGCTGATGAAAAAACGATGATTGATGTTTGGGAGCCGGTTGTTCATGCGCTTCATCAAGAAGACTTAACAGATGATGTGGTCGATGCTGCCTTACAAAAAACGAAAGACTTAAAAGCAACTAAAGGACGTGCAAGCTACCTTGGTGAACGTTCGATTGGACACCTTGATCCTGGCGCTTATTCTTCGGCACTACTATTTCACGCAATGCTTCAAACGGAGGTGAACTGA
- the dhaM1 gene encoding dihydroxyacetone kinase phosphoryl donor subunit DhaM1 — MAKPYGVVIISHSKDVAKGVHDIIKEIAPDVSITHAGGTDDGRIGTSFDTVNEAIEQNESDKVYTFYDLGSAKMNIETVEEISDKEIILFNAPILEGAYATAAQIQMDEKPEVIAANLKTIEIK, encoded by the coding sequence ATGGCAAAACCATATGGCGTTGTAATTATTTCCCACTCCAAAGATGTTGCTAAAGGAGTTCACGATATTATTAAAGAAATCGCCCCAGATGTTTCAATTACCCATGCAGGAGGAACAGATGATGGTCGAATTGGCACGAGTTTTGATACGGTGAATGAAGCGATTGAACAAAACGAATCCGATAAAGTCTACACTTTTTATGACCTTGGAAGTGCCAAAATGAATATTGAAACAGTAGAAGAAATTAGCGATAAAGAAATTATTCTTTTCAATGCTCCGATTCTTGAAGGTGCTTATGCAACTGCTGCTCAAATTCAAATGGACGAAAAACCCGAAGTAATTGCAGCAAATTTGAAGACGATTGAGATTAAATAG
- a CDS encoding ABC transporter permease has protein sequence MKVLFHQVKRELYCQYKSKYILLLFLTLLGLCVLSTYTQMNVLTSREHRLSETQKMYEKDGISLEQALKEDLTVKNDGNLEEISNILKYDYFRYIAAKNALAPLNAPNQFFTSSALLFLPIILGIYFAYVAIIDYKNGTLKTQLLYSDFRNYFFSKLISLFLITIFSIINVTILSIVIQKLFNIIFQIKTNSTVSFINLLPKQLLYELISLFIVGLAVFLITFLLKSHVFSIIMLLLYMLLIPNLGGIDFTNLMLLITSKLFNTSASSVEMIQGQDVNLVSSSFLLVLVLFLFGAATYYFVKMRECPKQSNFEQ, from the coding sequence ATGAAAGTATTATTTCATCAAGTAAAGAGAGAACTTTACTGTCAATATAAGTCGAAATATATTTTACTATTATTTTTAACCTTGCTTGGTTTATGTGTACTCTCAACATATACTCAAATGAATGTTTTGACATCGAGAGAACATCGACTCAGCGAAACGCAAAAGATGTATGAAAAAGATGGAATCTCTTTAGAGCAAGCTTTGAAAGAAGATTTAACTGTTAAAAATGACGGAAATTTAGAAGAGATAAGTAACATTTTAAAATATGACTATTTCCGATATATAGCGGCTAAAAATGCTTTAGCTCCGTTAAACGCACCTAATCAATTTTTTACATCGTCTGCGTTATTATTTTTACCTATTATTTTAGGTATTTATTTTGCATATGTTGCAATTATAGACTATAAGAATGGGACGTTAAAAACACAATTATTATACAGTGATTTTAGAAATTATTTTTTCAGCAAATTGATTTCATTGTTTTTAATTACTATATTTTCTATAATTAATGTAACAATATTATCCATAGTTATTCAAAAGTTATTTAATATTATTTTCCAGATAAAGACAAATAGTACAGTTTCTTTTATTAATCTATTGCCAAAACAATTGTTATACGAGTTAATTAGTCTATTTATTGTAGGATTAGCAGTTTTTCTAATAACTTTTTTATTAAAGTCACATGTTTTTAGTATTATTATGTTATTGCTTTATATGCTTTTAATACCTAATTTAGGAGGAATAGATTTCACGAATTTAATGCTCTTAATTACTTCTAAATTGTTTAATACTTCGGCTTCTTCTGTAGAAATGATACAGGGACAAGATGTTAATTTGGTTAGTAGTTCATTTTTACTTGTGTTAGTATTATTCCTGTTTGGTGCAGCAACTTATTATTTTGTTAAGATGCGAGAATGTCCTAAACAATCGAATTTTGAGCAATAA
- a CDS encoding ATP-binding cassette domain-containing protein — MNDDQKRFFHSYVSIDRKKKVKTLSLGQRKIVAILIAVLRNSQLLVLDEISNGLDIDNASKIKTLLCECKKKMIILSCGHQLDFHSDILDNALIINKKTITFVGENHNLEDVYESIISSSKERTLLSI, encoded by the coding sequence TTGAATGACGACCAAAAAAGATTTTTCCATTCTTATGTATCTATTGATAGGAAAAAGAAAGTCAAAACATTATCTTTAGGTCAGCGCAAAATTGTGGCTATACTGATTGCAGTATTACGAAATTCTCAATTATTAGTACTCGATGAAATATCAAATGGATTAGATATAGATAATGCTAGTAAAATAAAAACACTTTTATGCGAATGTAAAAAGAAAATGATTATCCTCTCTTGTGGACATCAGTTGGATTTTCATTCAGACATTCTTGATAATGCTCTAATTATCAACAAAAAAACGATAACATTTGTTGGAGAAAATCATAATTTGGAGGATGTGTATGAAAGTATTATTTCATCAAGTAAAGAGAGAACTTTACTGTCAATATAA
- a CDS encoding ATP-binding cassette domain-containing protein produces MITIKNFSKSYKKNHVFENVNLTIIKNGYYYFMGKNGSGKTTFFNCLLGFERFEGDISINTKNVAAVFDTEQLYTHLSIEDNILIFLKKI; encoded by the coding sequence TTGATAACAATCAAGAATTTTAGTAAAAGTTACAAAAAAAACCATGTATTTGAAAACGTAAATCTAACAATTATAAAAAATGGTTACTATTATTTTATGGGGAAAAATGGATCTGGAAAAACCACTTTTTTTAATTGTTTGTTGGGGTTTGAAAGATTTGAAGGAGATATTTCCATTAATACAAAAAATGTGGCAGCTGTTTTTGATACTGAACAGCTATATACACACCTTTCTATAGAAGATAATATACTAATATTTTTGAAAAAAATTTGA